A region of the Channa argus isolate prfri chromosome 3, Channa argus male v1.0, whole genome shotgun sequence genome:
CAGTGCCTGCACAATGACTTGGTTTGCATGTTCCGAAAGGTGgagtctgatctttctgatgttgtagagggaaAGCCTGCTGCTTGAGAGACAGAAGAGATGTGGTCAGTAAATTTCAGTGTGTGATCAATGATGACAATCCCtgcagatccaatgttgatgctgatgttgtgttaaATGTCTGGCTAGGaagacaagaacttcagtcGTTGAGAGGTTGAGTAgaagatgtctttctctcatccaagcagacatgggaacaggcagaaatgcgtgacgagacagtggagtcatccggtGGAAACGACAGGAAGAattgtgtgtcatcagcatagcagtgataggaaaaaCAGTGTGAGTAGATGATAGAAACCAGGGATGTGGTATAGATAAAAAGatgaggaccaagaactgagccctgcagcacactggtagagagaaacagagagcagGGTGGAGAGGAGAGATAGTGACACAGAGCAGAGTCACAGGATACCAATCAAGGTTTGTCCAGATAAGTAAGACCctagccaggctagagctgtaCCAGAGATGCCCAATACAGAGAGTgcggacaagaggatctgatatttcacagtgtcaaaggctgcagatagatcaagtggaattaagacagaagattGAGCTGCAGCTTTAGCAGCCTGTAGTGTTtcaatgtgtttctgtggagtgaccacAGTTTAAGCACTAAAATGAAGCTCCTGTTTGCAGCCACTGTTCAATGTGTCTGTTTAAACTACTTTAGAAACAGGGTGGTGTCCAAATGCTTTTATTGCATTTAGAGATCTGCCTACAGTGAATTATTTTAGCCCTTCAGCCCAGAAAAAACATCATTCTGAATACTACATTCCATTTCAGCAAAGCCAGGCTTTGTCATGTGACTCTGCTCTGTGTCACTATCTCTCCTCTCCACCCTGCTCTCgctgtctctccctccctgctgtgCTACCTAATCAGCCTCTATTCTTTACACCTGTTACCTCCCCTTTATAAGCCCTGGTTACCTGGCTCTTCCTGCCAAAATGTCTTCCTGTTTCCATGTCAAAaagcctgtgtttttttccccccctctctgTTACTCCTGATTCCAGAGTTACCTGTTGCCTTAGCGTATGTCCGAGCATTTTTGCCCGGCTTCTCTCCGAAGAGTTTCTGTTCTGCCCTGCTTTGCCTTCTTTTCTCCTGATCCCCTCACCTGTGTTAGTGCACCCGGAGGAGAGGAGCCAACTTACCCACTTATCACCTACCCATCATAAGAACCTCAAGATCCTAGTAAAATATACTGAGATTTTTGCCATAGCTCACTCTCTAAATCCTATTTAGTTACCCCACACCAGCTAATGATCCTCCAGTCGCCACAGTTGTGCACCTTCTGCAGCCCTGTCTGTCTACCTGTTCCACTACTACAGCTTACTTGCACTAAACAGTTTCCCTTCCAACTCCTTGGTTTGTCCTGTGCCTTTTCGGTCCAATaaagcaatttatttttaaaactttgtaaGGCCTGTAATTACTCACTGGACCTTTTAAGGCGAAGTACAAAGAAGTGAACAAGTCTACAAAGTGAAGCAGGAATTTCTGGGACGAGCCGTTTACTTTGTTTCCTCTTTaaaatttttcatttaacatGACTTTATGAATATGTTGGAACGTCTACTCACCTCATCAGGAACCTgcaagaagaaaacacagaaacactaaaTGTAACGCTGTTTGGAAATGTATCTAGTAACTGAAGATGAAAGATAACAGTCCCAGACTAAAAACTTTAACCAcatctttttgtttcctctgatcTCATCATCTTTTGTCATGTGTTTCACCTTGTAGATTGTGAATCCAATTTTGTGGAGGTCTTGGCTTTCACTGCGAACAACTTTCTGCATGAGCCCAATCAAGACACTGCAGCCATTCTCACCATCCAGAGTGTTGTCGTCCATGTCTTCCAGCCTGATGAAGAACTGAGGGTTGGAGGAGAATGTTtctgcagagggaaaacaggTCAGTATAGACAAAGTATGTCCCACCTTTGCTTTCAGTAAATCACTGTCAGACAAACGGGGTCAAATCCTGAGAACAGAAATTCAAGTTACAAGTTAAGTCAAGTTAAATTACAgttgcagaaaatgtaaaactgaacaTTAGACACAGTGGATATgaattaaaaatgctaaaattgcCAGACTCTGTGGATCAGAGGGACTGCAGGTTTCTAGGACCAAAAATGAGGAAATTGGAAACTTTTTAGAAAGAGACTTGAGAACCAGGTTGTGTCTGAGTGAAGGCGAGAACATGAATAAAAATCATACCTGGGTATTTACTGCAGCCTCCAGCAGTGGAGCCAACCTTCCACTCGCCTTCAAACTCAGCGTAGGTCCAATGTCCGGCCTGGTCACTACTCAACATGTCGGGGGTTAGGTTGCTAATGTTGAGGTTGGTATACTGAAACAGAAAGTCATTGTAGGACATCCTGCAGAAGACAGTCTGATTAGACCAACAGCAAAATgttgacatcagcaacaacacagGTCTGTATCTAAAGGAGCTTCCTTTGTCTCAGAACCTCCCACATTTCCCTGACGCACAGTCTAAGTCTCCCAGAACCAGACACTCACCAGAACTCTCCATCCTCAGCAGAGTAATtcagcttcttcttctcctcagGCAGAACTTGGTCCCATTCCTTTGACCTGATAAATGGTAAAACAGTAAAGGCACAGGGGGGGAGTGGTGCTGTGCTCACACAAACTGATTTTTctggtgttttaaataaattaccaGAGTTGTAGGTTTCAGTATTTTCTCAACCATTTCTAAATAATTTGAATTAATAATTATCTTTATTAACAGGAACTTCTGGAAAGAGTTGCAGGTGGTTACTTTTCTAAGGTATGTCTACTTTTTATTGCCACTCTATGCCAACCCTGGAACAGAGTCTGCACTGATGCTCATGACTTCAGTCTAAatcagagacacagactgaTGTAATGCTTGGTTAACAGAAGTACAACTCACTTGTCACTCCAGGTACCCCCAGGGGTTCCTGATCCTCAACAGTTCCACCAGAGAACCAGAGTAATGGACCTGCAGAGCAGAATCTGACATGTTACTCTGAGACTATCGATAGCACACAGAGCCACTTCTGTTTCTGCTCTGATTTCCCATTATGCCTTACCTGCTCTGCTGCAGTGATGGAGTAAGCGTGGCTTTTAACTAACTTCTGATCAGTGTCCTTCTCCACTTCCTCATCAGACAAGACAGAAATCTGACATGGAAAGACACAAATTACACGAATGTCAATGATCACAGACATTTTACAACGTCTGTGTAATTAAATCCTCTCAATTTGTCACGTTGTGTCATGTAATTAAACAGAGAACTGacgtttttttcctttataGAACCTGTTCAGCCTGTTGTACTGCAGCTAAACTAGCcaacaaatcattttaatctaaaaaaagagaataatcAAATGAACAAATCTGCTAATAAGGAACAAACTAAGTAATTAAACATCATGATAAATGTGTATATGAACTGTGAAATCTGTTTATGGACCAAACTCATAACTCAAAAGAAGCCAAACGAACtaacaaaccaaataaataacTCATTACACCTAAATTACTAAGGTCATATTGTTGTGGCCTTTGTTATCAGCTTAGCTGCCCTCAGCTGAATCCCCCCACAGTGGGTTACAATTAGTACTTTGCAGCCGAGCAGCGAGCCAAGCTGCAGAGCTTTCCTCATGACGTGGAAGAGTAACGGTGGCGCCTCCTTCAGGTCGTAGCTCTCAGACGTTCCTCCAGTGAAATCTTCAAAGGCCTCAATTCTGGGAACTCCCCTCACAGCCTCGTATGAGCCGTTCACCCTGCAGGACAAGACACAGGAGCAATGAAGCTGTTAGGATCATAGTGTTGGTTGAAAGTAAATCGCCTAGAACCATGGATGATTTGTAACTAAACTAACTGAGGCATCTGTTTGCAGAAGAGAAACATGTTTGACTGATATGAATGTGTCTACTTatctgaaataatttaaatcacaTTAGTTTAACTCGACACCCTGCAGAGtctgttaaaagaagaaaacaatttctttatacattttattttactctctgtgtgtctcttacTTGGCGTAGGCCTTCTCCAGCAGAGCGCTCCAGAACTCTCTTTTCTCAACCGAGTGGTTGAACAGCAGCTTCCCACGTCTGGAGGGCAGACAGTCGTCCACCACAACGTCCACCCACTGCCCAAACTGccacagctgcagaaagaggAAACATGAGGTCAGCTGTCGACGAAAGGTAGTAAGTGGAGGATGAGAGCAGGATGAGTCTGCAGCaatgatgatgttgatgatgcTGACCTGGAAGTGGAAAATGCCAGCGTACTGAGAAGTGAAGCTCTGATGAGGAGGTACCACTCTGTTCAGAACATGAGGGCTCAAAGTCAGACAGGCCATGGCAGCCATCACGCTGCAGTCAcctgacacacagacagcaggTCACATGATCGCACCTGGACAGgtatggtgtttgtgtgtgtgtgtgttggtgtgtgtgtgcgctcatgCGCTCACCCAAAAACCCCTGGCAGATGTCGGTTCTTGTGGCTCCATCCACAATAAACTGAGGATCAGAACACAGCTCCTGATTGGATGAGACAGCAGGTtatcaatgacatcatcagataCAGTGTAAGAGACAAAACGTGAATTATTTTTTGTGAGTCACAAACAGGCTTCAGAAACAACTGGACTTGTTTGAAGTTCTTCAGGATGGTCCACCTCTCATTGAAAATCTTCATCTGTTTGAACTTTCCTTCAGTGGCAGACACACCTCTGTGGAGACTGGTTAACAGTGACCATGGTGAAAAACTGAGAATCTACGCAGAAGTCCTGGGTGAGAAAGTCTGGACCTCTCCTAGTACTCTCTCTTTCACCACTGCAGCTCAGGGGCAAGTTCAGAGCCTTTGAATCATGAACTCCAGGTACCAGGTCTTTGGTCATCTAGAACCCAGCACCATGTAAGAGACTTGGAAGTGGGACTACTGTGATCAACAAGACCCTATAAAACCTTGTGCCTGCCATGgttaaaaaaagagcttgtgtGAGTGGAAAAGCAAACCAGCCGATAAAAGGTTGTACCAGGCCAGAATCAGCACCTAGTTTGTATTAGTGGAAAAAAGCTAAAGACTGAGACAGAACTCTAAGTGTCACAATAGGAAGAGGATAATTTCCTAAGCATGATTAAtggtaaatgtgtttaaagaagCTGCAGGTTGACGAAGAAGCTGAAGGTGCTGCTAAATCAGAGCGTGTTTCCACTTACTGTGGGTCGtttccactccagtcctttggTTTTGGACGAGTTGAGACCCAGCTCATCTCCCAGAGAGGCAGAGCTCGCCGGGAAGGTCGGGTCACAGAACAGGAAGCCTGTCTTCAAACAGTCACTGCGAAGCTGTTTAAAGTCCTGCTGGTTGAAGAGGATGgtcttggtgctggtcccggtCAGATCAGTTGCTGTGTTCGCCATCCTGAGAGCATCCTAACCGCCCCTGACTGAGAGACACACAACTAAGAACACCTGAGACCGTCACATCATCCACAAAACCTGTTCCACCGGACTTTGGAGCAAGTACtgagcaaagggtctgaatattgtatattatattatgtacAGGTGATATtgcacttaaaagaaaaaaaaacaaagttttatttcactttatcaTTATGGGGCACTGAGTGTcaaactgtagtatcaggctttgaaaaacaaaatggttttgTTGAAGAAAATGGTTTGGAAAACGTTCTAAGTGCACTGTAGACCATAGAACCAAAAACTGCCCAGCAACATCTAGTGaaagtttaaataaagaagtttaaataaataaaatgtctaaataagtggacattaaacatttacaaaatgacaaagtaaataagagataaaaaaacattgacagtagaatttaaactgtaattacTGTACACATGTACTTACACTAATGACTGTGTGAACTAACCCTAAACTCTGTCCTATgcagtgacctctgacctttggaCCATGTACCATCAGATCAGAAACCTGCTAATTTAAGATTTTCGTACCTTCGTTTGATCAAAGAAACGCGGAGGTTTCTTCAGTTCCTCCCCAGCGTCGCCTTAGTGCTGCTCAGAGGGATTTTTTTCTCGATGAATTGGTTTTGATTTTAATGTAGTCTTCTCAGATGATTTTGTCATGAAGTTTGTGCTTCattaataaattgaaaaacataGACATGAGTTCCTAACGCCAAACAGACAGTGGTGAAGACAGGTAGCTATGTCTGTCCAATCAAACACAGATTGTACAAATatggtgttttgtgtttgtgtgggtgtgtgttgcCTGAGGGGGAGTCCTGTTTGCTGAATTCTACAAACATGCATAAACACGCTGAAAATCACCCCGACCAgttcttcttttatttaacGAGCTGCTCTGAGAattccttttgttttccttcccaTTCCTTCCCCCAGTCACCACCTTCCCCCACTGCATGTTGGCGCCTTTATAAAGTGATGTATGAGGGTCAGTAACAAGAAGGGCagtttattcaaattaaataaacgTTACAAGAATGTACAAAAATTAAAGAAGTGAGACCCAaagacagtttttctttttcactttatttctgtttgtgggTCAGATTAGAGGAGATATGGTCCAGAACATGCTGAACAGGACATGGGAACTTTACAACCCGGTGTGAAGCGACtgtaaatcatttattaaaGAGCTCTGATTTGCCCAGAGCTGAGTTAAAGCTGAATTTCTCAATTTCTGCTCTTGATGATCCAACAAACTGCTCACACACTTAATTCATGGCCAGGCAGAGCCACtgcaggaagagaagaagaagtcagtgatgatgatgaagatgatggcTGTCTTTCAGCAGCAGCTTAAGTTCAGGCATCACAAAGCTCaataatttaaatgataatCTGAAAATTGAATAATTAACTAATCtatgaaatgacaaaataaatgcacagtaGTTAAAATGAGTTGTCAGCTAAAACATGTTACTGAGCAGCTGCTCAAAGAGATTATCACTGATAATCAAATCTGAAGtcagtttaatgtgttttcttctgATGGTTTAAGGCAAATGTCCATGAGAAGAGACTAAACAAAGAGCTTAACTTTAAATCTGTAATTGGAGATGTAGAAAAGGGAACATTTCATatcaaatatcaataaaaacatctttgacTTTGGAATAACTCAGtttgtaactgtaaaaaaatactaatttaatTTGATAGGTTGATGGTTTGTGGGTTCTGCTGAGAGTTACTGGTTCTGCACCAGTTAGACCATTACAGGACCAGAACTGTACCTGCTGCAGGTCAAGTGTGATCATCCCCTGGTTCTTCTGGTCAAGAGCTTGGAACATTTCTGttcaaaaaagttaaaaacccactttattaaaagaagaatgattataaagaaatatttggGAAGAAAAAATACTGTGTACTAATTAGTTAAGTTCTGTTCACGTGGAAAGCCCTGATTTAGGTCTTAAGATTTAGTTCTGGATACTCACTGAAGAGCAGCTCCAGACGGATCAAACATCCAACAAAGCTGTCAAAGTCGATGGCATATCTGGGGTCTGCGTACTGACCGACGATTTCCTGGACCACAGCACTGTTCACCTGGAAACCTGCAAACACAATGTATCAAGTAAAGCGAAGACCACTGGAACCTTCCAGTGGACTTGTTAAAGAACCTGTGGACCCTCCGGGTAGATGGTGCATCAGAATCTGTTCTTAGCACTAAACAAATCTCACCAGCTTCAGCTAGAGCGCCTCTCATCTCATGACTGCTTATCGTACCGGACTTGTCTGTGTCGTGACTCTGAAATACCTCCTACaacacaagaagaagaaaagttatttttatatgttcatATTGGCCCTGTCATAATTTAGACTCTGATAATTAAGTGCTTGTTAAGATCCAGTGTTAACATATTAGATTAGCCAACGACCTCCTTAAATCAGACCAAGAACGTCACACAGAACATTAACAGGTCagctgttgccatggtaacagtgGAGCCTGACCTCTGTGTCcatgaacaagacactgaatcctcTGTAACTACATGATGTTCTCACCAGATATCTCTGCATCCTTGTCCACAGAGAGTGAAACTCCATCAGACCCAGTTTCCCACTGCCGTCTATCTGAACACCAGTTAAAGTTTCATTTCCATCAGTACGAACCATTTTGATCACCAACATTTAGTTGAAACTTTTATtcctcattttacatttttatatttaaatttcaaactGAAATCCTCTAAAGAAAACTGAAGCGTCGTATCGCTTGTTAAATGTTTCACGTGTTATTTTTAAGGTGGTCAACAGGAACAAACACTGACAGCTCAGATAAATACAGTCGGAAGTCTGTGGGAAAATatttggagcagcagcagcagggttcAGTTCATCTTTATCTTTTAGACAAAACTTCTTAAAATCCTTTTTCTGATTCTTCATCTGATGATCGGCTGCTGTAGTCTGAAAGATACATCCAACAGGCTGATGATGTTGCGGCAGGTCTGCAGACTAAAGCCGTCACTTTTCACGTCAGATCCtcaaacagagaaacacacctGCTGCAGTCACACAAATACTGCAATACTGATAATATGCAAATAACTTATAAACCCTGGAATTAATTAGCAGCTAAGGAACATGTGACTTCTGTTACAGTAAGATTGCATGAGCAGAAATTGATCAGAACTAAGTCAGAGAGGGAAGTCCATTGAAAGTTTAGAAACTACAAACTAGATCAGGAAAACAAAAGCTCAGTTAAAAAAGATTCAGATttgatattaatattaatttaaaaatgtttagagagaaggaaaaatctTGGATACATTAAATAAAGTGTTACTGTCAGCACATGCAATTGAACTAAAGTTTCTTCAGAAACTGCACTTTGATGAAACACTTCACTATCAGTTTCTGAACATGTAATAATGTGAAGGCTCAACTTGTCTTACTCTGGGCAACAACTTTGTCCAGAATCTGTTGGAGCTCGAAGGCAGAAATCTCAGAGTCCtgttgaaacaaaacaaaaataaaacatgttggcTCTTGtcaggtagaaaaaaaatgtaatctaagAGGGAAACATTTCCTTACGTTTCCAGCGATCTGGACAAAGAGATGTTTGAAGTGAGGGTCCATGTTGTTTTGCACAGCATTGGGCTGCAGAGAAAGACATTTGTCAAAACATGAGACATTAAGGCAAAAGTGATCATTTCTGTGTTGTTGGTTCAGTACGACACAAAATGCAACAGAATACATTATACGATATGACGCAACATTACATGATTTGACAACATACAACATGTCAATACACAACACAtgatacaatatataaaatacaggTTATGCACCTTACTGTACGATATGATACACTTCACTACTTTGTCAACTCACACTGAACTTTGCCTTGTTCCTGCCACTCTGTCCAAGACGCAGTATAAGTATAAATAAGTATAAATAACATAATGTTGTTATATTAATTCATCAAAATGAAGAAATAGGTTTCATTTAATAGATGCCTAAAATCTCTGTGCATTTTTCAGCATAAACTGATAATGAAAtatgatctgatcttcaccaaagtcgcAAATAGGAGTGATGGGAGTTCAAGTGATGGTCAATTCATGATTTTAGTTTgttgattaaattattaaaatgaaacatttaaaactataaacatatgcaaacacaaccACCACATCATAACCACTCCCCCAattaatttacatgtactaaACAGTATAAAGAATAACACAAGGAGTGCTGTGCAACAAAGTGCTGTAAAAACTATTCTACCTTTTCATATGTCCACATTTGTCCATGTTGAGGAGGGTCAGGGTGGTCTTTGGTGAACTTCAGGCAGAGCAGTGGCTTTCTGTGCACTGTTCTGTCGTGGACACCATGTCTGTTTAGTGTTTTGCATATGTGTTGTGTCTATGTAGTGAGCTTTACTGGGCCTCCATGGAAAGTATCCACGACACCAAACCACCTCCACTTATCGACAACATGTCTCACTGTAGACTGATAAACGTGATAAACTGAGATTACTGTCTTTCAggctacatgcaaatcaactGTGGATAACAGGCTTTGTGAGAGCTGGTTTTATTGAATAGACTCCAGCCTGGTGTTGTCATGTCCACCATCATTTTGTGCGTTTGATGGATGTGTTtattaaagacatgaaagatcacaactgtgttttatcagcttattgtgtgtgttggtatttGGGGCTTCATTTGGGACCAGATTACATTTCGAGCAGAAAACCTTTTCCACGACATATCTTGTTAACACAGGATGGATGTGACACCTCTGAGGTGCAGGCACTGCACACGcatttataaaactaaaagaaaaagacatgtgGTATGTACAAACCTCAGGGATGTCAGCGTTGATGTCCTCCTCCATCGGACTAAAATGATGAGAAAAAAGGAGTTTTATCCTCTGTCTGAACCTGAACAGTTTAGATGTTTACAGCAAACCAGCCAGTTTGTTCCCCACTCCCAAATAAAATCCTCTTGGCAGCTTGGAAACGTCTACACTAAGTATTGGAATATTCCCTCTGTGCATCTCAATGGTCATGTACAGGGTCTGGACATCCACCACAGAGATACCCTTAATAAGAAGACAGACCCTCCCTACCTGGTGTGGACTTCCTTCTCGGTGAACACCCTCAGGATGAAGCTTCCCTGGCGGTGCGGTTCGAAGGTGGAGGGGACGATAACGTACTCTCCGGGCGGCAACTTGAAGCGGTCGCTCACCTCCCTCAGGTTGATGAAGGTGTGACTGCTAGCCACAGCTTTCCTCCTCAACAGGACATCTGGTCCCAGGTGGACATTAGTGCAACCTTTTAACTGAccacagaagaggaggaagagggtcAGACAGAAttgaaaagactgaaaaaaatctCAACTTCAACAAAGATCCCATTACAGACTGAAGGATCTGTCAaggtaattatttaaaaaatgaaaccagtgccaactgaaagaaaagaaaatctgtctAAAAGTGACGGATTTGTTGATCAACATACATCGGTGGTCACAAATGAAAAGAAGACTTGGTTGGGCCCTTTATTTATTGTGACCTTAGAAATGTGATAACATTCAGGTTtgaagaaatactgtatgagTATGTCTTGTGAATTTGAACTTGTGTACTCACCTCATCAGGAAcctgaggaaaaacacaaaaagggacCAGTGAGTTAAGAAGCTCCATAAGAAGGCAAACTGTACAATTGCTGCATGTTGTAGAAATTACTGCTTTAGAAACTAATGTTGAAGATGGAAAATCAAACAATCAAACTATTGTATTGTCCCACTGCAATGATAGACTCTGAACCATGtctctttgttcctgttttaCCTGATAGATGGCGAATCCGATGGTGTTGAGGTCACGTCCAAAGCGTCTCTCCCTGCGAGTGTCTTTTTGCATTAGACCAATCAGGACAGTGCAGCCATCCTCGCCATCATGGGGGTCGTCATCCAAGTGCTCCAGCCTGATGAAGAACTGAGGGTTGGAGCAGAATGTTGctgcagagagaagacagaTCGGTTCCAtggctttttattttagatttttaacatttgttcaaAATATTACGGCCTGAGACCTGATCCAACTGTTGATTTTAATAGGAAAGTCCTAAATAAGCTGAACATTCATGGGTTTGGTTGAATTTTCAATAGTGAATCAACAGAAACATAAAGATGATTAAAGAGAAGCCGAAAGGTGAGAAAATGTCCCACCTGGGTAGTTCCTGCAGCCTCCGGCCGTAGAGCCGACCTTCCAGTCGCCTTCGAACTCAGCACAGTTCCAGCATCCGAACTCGTCACTGCTCAGAGTGTCAGGTGTCAGGTTGCAGATATCCATGCGGGAATACTGACTCACAAAATCAGTGTAGGACATCCTGTAGTCAGAAGAGAGGACGGGAAGACAAGGTCTGCAGTGGAACGTTGCACCAGCAGAAGCTAAATCCACAGCCTGTGGCTCAGCACTTCACACAATCCTCCAATACACTGTGTATGTAACATGGAGACCACGAGACATGACTGTCACCCACCAGAACTCTCCATCATCTGCAGAGTAGTccagcttcttcttctctgctggaTCAATTGTGTCCCATTCCCTCGAACTGAcaaacagtaaaagtacaatgaTCACAGACACACTATACACAC
Encoded here:
- the LOC137123401 gene encoding calpain-2 catalytic subunit-like; translated protein: MANTATDLTGTSTKTILFNQQDFKQLRSDCLKTGFLFCDPTFPASSASLGDELGLNSSKTKGLEWKRPTELCSDPQFIVDGATRTDICQGFLGDCSVMAAMACLTLSPHVLNRVVPPHQSFTSQYAGIFHFQLWQFGQWVDVVVDDCLPSRRGKLLFNHSVEKREFWSALLEKAYAKVNGSYEAVRGVPRIEAFEDFTGGTSESYDLKEAPPLLFHVMRKALQLGSLLGCKISVLSDEEVEKDTDQKLVKSHAYSITAAEQVHYSGSLVELLRIRNPWGYLESKEWDQVLPEEKKKLNYSAEDGEFWMSYNDFLFQYTNLNISNLTPDMLSSDQAGHWTYAEFEGEWKVGSTAGGCSKYPETFSSNPQFFIRLEDMDDNTLDGENGCSVLIGLMQKVVRSESQDLHKIGFTIYKVPDEYKGRSITRLGLDVLSKKKLAMARSKFLKQREVCEWFLLPPGEFVIIPSTYDPNQKGSFILRVLSEIEAHTGSG
- the LOC137123378 gene encoding calpain-2 catalytic subunit-like; its protein translation is MANTAAELARRKAREQHDIGSQSNAVPFSKQDFEQLRNKCLQTGSLFCDPTFPAGWDSLGYNQLGRYSSKTIGVEWKRPKELCSDPQFIVDGANRTDICQGALGDCWLLAAIASLTLDPQILNRVVPPGQSFTSQYAGIFHFQVWQYGQWVDVVVDDLLPTKDGKLLFVHSAEGGEFWSALLEKAYAKVNSSYEALTGGSSIEGFEDFTGGISESYELKKSPPFLFNIMRKALQLGSLLGCSIDIGSSAETEAVTRQKLVKGHAYSITAVEQVHYLGSPVDLVRIRNPWGQVEWTGAWSDNSREWDTIDPAEKKKLDYSADDGEFWMSYTDFVSQYSRMDICNLTPDTLSSDEFGCWNCAEFEGDWKVGSTAGGCRNYPATFCSNPQFFIRLEHLDDDPHDGEDGCTVLIGLMQKDTRRERRFGRDLNTIGFAIYQVPDELKGCTNVHLGPDVLLRRKAVASSHTFINLREVSDRFKLPPGEYVIVPSTFEPHRQGSFILRVFTEKEVHTSPMEEDINADIPEPNAVQNNMDPHFKHLFVQIAGNDSEISAFELQQILDKVVAQRSDVKSDGFSLQTCRNIISLLDIDGSGKLGLMEFHSLWTRMQRYLEVFQSHDTDKSGTISSHEMRGALAEAGFQVNSAVVQEIVGQYADPRYAIDFDSFVGCLIRLELLFKMFQALDQKNQGMITLDLQQWLCLAMN